aaataatgatcTCAAGTTCAAAGCAAAAAAATTATTGCAAGGACTAAAAGCCTAACTTTGGCATAATTTTACACACCTATATGTACATATTTTGATTCTTAGTTAATAATTGACAGACTGAAGTTGTCATGACCACCAGCACACGTGGACTAGATTTGAAACGAGGGACGTTGAGTAATTCTGTACTTGAAGCTGCAGGTCCAGCTTTACAGGTAGAATGCAAGTCCAAATACCCAAAGGGTATACAGCATGGGGAAATAGCCATACTTGCACCAGCCAACATAAGCTGTAAAGGTATCTACTGTGGTGCTCTTCCTAGATATGATAAACCCCAAGATGGTTCTAATCCTAAACAGGTAAAAACTTATGTGTGATTCATGTTTTCCTACCTACCATTAATTTTGCCCTTATcctaaatatttctttcaaaattttgctACACACTGTAAAAGTCCTTAAcctttctatttgtttgtttgttttgggtttgacgccgtttttcaacagtatttcagttatcaggctgtctagcgtccctaaaattcctactttttcctattttttttcaatttggctaaaattcctaattttttaaaaaaatcaaaggaaattcctaaaaaggccctattttttcacaaagattcctaatttttagctcatctgattttttgaaaaaaaatgatgagttattgtcatcacttgagcggttgtcggcgtctgcgtcggcgttgcctggttaagttttatgtttaggtcagcttttctcctaaactatcaaagctattgctttgaaacttggaatacttgttcaccatcataagctgaccctgtatagcaagaaacataactccatcttgctttttgcaagatttatggccccttttgtacttagaaaatatcagatttcttggttaagttttatgtttaggtcaacttttctcccaaactgtcaaagctattgctttgaaacttggaatacttattcaccatcataagctgaccctgtacagcaagaaacataactccatcttgctttttgcaagatttattgccccttttggacttagaaaatcagttttcttggttaagttttatgtttaggtcagcttttatcctaaactatcaaagctattgctttaaaacttgcaacacttgttcaccatcataagttgacccagtacagcaagaaacataactccatcctgctttttgcaagatttatggccccttttggacttagaaaatatcagatttcttggttaagttttatgtttaggtcaactttttctcttaaactatcaaagctattgaaaaaaaatgatgagttattgtcatcacttgagcggttgtcggcgtcggcgtcggcgtctgcgtcggcgttgcctggttaagttttatgtttaggtcagcttttctcctaaactatcaaagctattgctttgaaacttggaatacttgttcaccatcataagctgaccctgtatagcaagaaacataactccatcttgctttttgcaagatttatggccccttttgtacttagaaaatatcagatttcttggttaagttttatgtttaggtcaacttttctcccaaactgtcaaagctattgctttgaaacttggaatacttattcaccatcataagctgaccctgtacagcaagaaacataactccatcttgctttttgcaagatttattgccccttttggacttagaaaatcagttttcttggttaagttttatgtttaggtcagcttttatcctaaactatcaaagctattgctttaaaacttgcaacacttgttcaccatcataagttgacccagtacagcaagaaacataactccatcctgctttttgcaagatttatggccccttttggacttagaaaatatcagatttcttggttaagttttatgtttaggtcaactttttctcttaaactatcaaagctattgctttgaaacttgcaacacttgttcaccatcataagctgaccctgtgcagcaagcagcgtaactccatcctgatttttgcaataattattgccccttttggacttagaaaatcattttcttggttgagtattatgtttaagtcaacttttctcataaactatcaaagctattgctttaaaacttgcaacagtttttcaccatcataagtggacactgtacatcaagaaacataactctatcctgctttttgcaagaatgatggccctttttagacttagaaaatcatgggtaggacaatatttctattacacaaaaaaaatcagatgagcgtcagcacccgcaaggcggtgctcttgtttaacttttttgcaatgatcaaaaagagaaaatgttttaaatgttgtttaaaagttcttctaattcagaaaaaaacaatttagcacagttcaaaacaGTGGAAAGCTAGGAGACGTCTTTtttgtaaataaagcactatttctgAGTTACTgttatgtcaatcacataaaggtaagcacattacatggtctttaaagtccatattttgatttgaaaattcctaaatttagccctaaaatttccttaaaattgtaccaaattcctaattttagccctatttttttgtacaaattgccctaaaattagccctaattttttgtcggggtatgctagacagcctgagTTATGTAaaggtgggcagttaacctaaccagtgttcctggattctgtaccaatacaaacctgttctccgcaaataactttTCCACTTTaataagaggtggaggatgaatgatttcagatacagtgtcttttatcaaaccgcCAGGGAGAACATACtccccgcctggggatcgaactcacgaccccgcaatctgtAGTTtggtgctctccctattgagctaatcggTCTATATCACCAATATGAAATGGGGGCTATTCTGGAGTCAGACATGTCTGTCTGTAGGTCCGTCCGTCCAttatgtctgctctatatctgAACTGCtgggaagattttttttaaacaatctcgGTCACTATAttctaaggtaaaggtcatatttggaggtcaaaggtcaaatagcttaactttgaGTGCCTCCATTCatttttatgccctcgaagggaggcatattattttcaactgtccgtccgttagttcgttcgtcacaacgttaactttttgcatgaaggcactttactcgcgaaccactgcacccaggaccttcaaacttcacatgctaatagtacttattgagtacacgacccctactgactttggcaaggcaaaggtcagggtcaccaggtcaaaggtcaaggcgctgcgggggcatttgtcaccattagtgacagctcttgttttaactgctgggaagattttcataaaactggcatCAATTGTTAatctcatcaagacaacatgcagagagAACAACCTGGGTCATGAGGTAGAAGGTCAAAATCAcacatggaggtcaaaggtcaaatagcttaatttTTGTATGCACTTTACATCTTCTGAATTGCTggaaagaatttcataaaactagcaacAATTATTTGCCTCATCAAGATTATGTGCAGAGTGCACAActcaggtcactaggtcgaagGTCACATTTTGAGGACAAAGGTCAAACAGCTTAATTTTGTGTTTGTTCCaagtccaaggtcaaagtcacacaaAGTGGTCAAATATCAAATGGCTTTAATTTACACCCACTCCATATcctataataaaatctgtataaagatcctttggaagcatagaatgcaaccaagcagaataatagcagaccggcttaagcggaattctattacacatcaAAACCactaataataatttcataaattacATCATCTAAgctcatcaagatgacatgcagtaCACAACACAGGTCATGAGGTGAAAGTCACACTTAAGGGATGACAAAATCAAATGTCCGACTTCACCAGATTGTCCCAGAGCCCATAGTATTACAACAAGTagaatttcacaatattttaCCATATAACTCTTATATGGacaagtaggaaaaaacttttggcaaaacaaacaggtatgtcaaaatcagattttgccaccCCTGCAGAGGTCAGAGATCAGAGATCAAATAACTGAAATTCCTGTCCACTCCATTATCTTCTAAACTACAagaatgaatttcatttaattagTATCtattgttaacctcatcaagaccacTTGCAAAGTGCACAGTCTAGgtcactagctccaaggtcaaggtcacacttgcagGTCATTGTTGagatcacaacattttacttcTGCTGTATCAATGTAGTGTCTGAGGGTattaatcacctttagtgatagctctggtTATAAAAGAAAATGTGTCTACTTACATACCCTAAGTTTGATGCCTATGTGACCTGAACCACATAACTATATAGTTTTTATTTGGCCCAATAAAAAAATTCACCTACCTATCTTCTTTTCTACCACAAAATTTAAGAACTGGATCACTGCAATCAGTATTTCTACAAAAgcaattttttatacttttaatcaTAGTTATATATGAATAATTATACTGTTGTGCAGATTCTTCTACACAATCCTgtttattgggtttttttttacatttcagctTCTTACAACTCTTGTCACAAAGTGCTTACAACAAGCTAGCACCGATGGTATGACATCGATAAGTTTCCCGACCCTGGGGACGGGCTTTCTCATGTACCCTCCAAAAGTGTCAGCCAGTATCATGTTGAAAGCCATCAGTGACTTCTCCACAAACAACAGCAACTCCACGGTGAAAACTGTCACCATTGTCCTACTGGCATTATCCTCAAACATTCAGAAAAATCTTCAGGTAACTTTTATGATGATTTTTAAAGGGGCACACTATCAgatttatgttaattatttttgaaactcaGTATTATCATTTGATAGTAATTGTAAGTAAAATGTAAACAGACAGTAATTCAATGGGTTTTTTGAAGTATTAATTTCCTAAAAGAATTCATTTAgcttgtaaaatatttaccaatCCAAagcattactgtaaaatcattaaattccTTGGACATGAAATTTCGTAGAATTGTTCagaatggcaatttcgtgggtaTATGGATTCGTGgatatcaacttttgaacataaaatgaatgggaattttacttgttcattggggtTTAATTTCATGGATAAACTCAAcgacaaaatccacgaaaattagtcccccacgaatattaatgatttcacagtatacagttTTAACAGCTGCGTGGTAACCGTTATACCAGTTTTGCCATTTTGATTGATTGTGGTACATATGAATTGTGTTCACCattatatttcagaaattgcctGAAAAGTCTTGATTTACAGTAGTGTTTTGCTTTCCGTTTTAAAAATTCTGAATTCTGATATTTATCTAGGAACATGCCCCTTTAAGATATTTTAGTCTCAGTATATTGTAAGATTAGTTGACAGATGATCTTTGATATTTGAATATTGGAATATTCACTGCCATCCCTActataaaacaaaaacttaatgTTCCTCTGCAGTATATTAAGTATCTAAATATTGGTCAAATGGATATCTGGATTTAGTATTTTCTTGCTGTGttgtataatttttatattacTCCATTACTGTAGGGTATATGTATTACTTTCAGCCATTCAAGTCTGAGTGTGAATCCTGCATGCGTAAACCTCCACCTCCACCAGTAGCACCTAAACCAGTCCGTCCAAAATCTTTTGGATGCTCTTCATCTCGCCCGATACCAAGACCTAGGAGAAAAGTTGTCACACCTGAAACAAGTTCGGAATCCCCAGAACTTTCTTCGGAGATTTTTCCGGAACGTGGTACACCAGAATTTTGTATACACATGTATCAGAATGATATTTTTCCGCCTTCTAACTGGTCTGTGTTCACTCCGAATAGAAAAGTGAAGGATTGGAAAGTTGAACAAAAGGGAAAACCAGCCTATACTCTTAAAACTGTAGACCAGTCTACCTTCCAGAAAATAGAGAGACTGGTTCAGAGCACTTGGGAACCAGCCAAAATAGGTCATGGTCGTGATGCCAAAGGACTTGGTGACCTTAATTTCAAGTCGTTGAAGGTCACAAAGATTGAACGGATAGAGAATTTGACCCTGTACGAGCAATACTGCCAGAGGAGACAACAACTCTTCCACAAAGCTGGAGAAGGTAATATAGGCACACCTCTGGTACAGAAAAGTTGTGTTAGCTTTTAAggttactttttgaaatatccaatttcagtattttttatgtatatttttatctgTAGATACATTGTTGTAAAGATGACCTGTAAATAAGGGTTTGTCTCCCAGGCATGATCTTTGGTCATTTAATACAGGTTTGCCTTATTTCAAATTTAGACTGGTTTTGAGCCTAGATACTTGGATTTATTTATCTCTGAAATGTGCAATGCCATAGTATTACTATGATGTGTTTACAATAGTGTTATTCTAGGATTAAATTTCTGGGTTGACGTACCATCATAAAACCTAAGctttcatgtttaaaagaaaataaaaacacttccgATTATAAACACAAGTTTATTTTTCCTTTAGGGTAAGTGTGGATTGAAAGACGGTCATAGTGGCTTAAGACTTCAAACATTAAATGGCGATTGAAGTTGAAAATCCTCACAAAGGGCGCGACCCGGGCATGCCTTAGATAATTCGAACCTCGTTGCGCcaaaaatattgtacaaacaCTATGCCATGCCATCCCCCGTACCCCTCGGTACGGTTAGCCAGGTAGAACCAGGCACCACCTTTGGTACCATATaagaaccaggtacttccatgtaccatatacaaaCCAGATACCCCTTTGGTAACATAcacgaaccaggtacttccatgtaccatatggtacttccatgtaccatatacgaacccggtacccctttggtaccatacatgaaccaggtacttccatgtaccatatacaaaccaggtacccctttggtaccatacagtaaccaggtacttccatgtaccctATACGGACCAGGTACCATTGGCGCAACATAAAcctaataacaacaaatgtaacctatgtaaatggttgagcaactataagaacgcctagcccttttcgctctctggccaattcttatatgctcgaaaaaatgaaccagaaaaaatgaattttgaaccCACGAGTGTCACCAACCCCGTTGAATGGCGTCGGCTGGTCAGGGACCCATGAGTATGCAAAAAGATTTAGTAATTGACAGTTAACAACTCAGTATGGCATGCCCAAGTCGCACCCAGACGTAAGAATTTTCCGCCggtatgacaaaagaaagattagAAGAGAGAAGATCAATAAAAGagaagaaagtaaaagaaaatatttagagtTTAAAGTTGTAAGTTATGGCACCGGCTTAAGATAACAAGCTaagcattttcaaaatgacaaacAGGAATATATGTATCTCCTTAACACAGGCACTTCACATCATTTATAAATGTCACCATGTATATCTGATTTACAAATGGTATAAGTAATCATAATCATAAATTAGGCAAAAATGTCTTAAAGAGTCAAGTTTTTCAAATAAGCACGTTTAAACATAAGTAAAAGTTAACACTTGTGAATGTTAATGGTCCATATAATTAGATTCTTTGAACTAGTACAGAATACACATCCAGCACAGTGTCACAGATACGTATTGGCTTTCCATCATATCCTGTGATCCTTCAGAATAAGACTGAATGATATAGTCGTCGGCTTCTGAACGTTACTATTATGTTGAACTTCATAAATAGCATTTTGTGCCTTTTCTGTCTGGTTATAACGTTTCTTGACTCATGTGCCTTAACATCTGATGCCATAAAAAAGTAAAGCATTCTGAAAAAGGAAAAAACTCGGCAGCAAAAAAGTAACAAGAATGTTGCAAAAATAGGCAAGTATAGCATATAACGTGTAACACccttttaatatttttccattataattattgattgaaaatctATAGTATCATAAAACAAACGAAATAGTATTTAAATTATGCTAAAAAAGGGGTGCGGTGGGTGGGTTGTTCTTAAAACGGCCTCGTGCTGAATGGCAAATCGGAAGCACGGCAAACACgtgacttttctttttaaattatcgTCTGCTACGAAATCTCGCGATACATACCATAGCAACGACTTAGTGTTATGGCAACCGGTGCAAACTTACGTACAAACAATTAAATTGGAATTTAGCCAGAATAAACAAGATTAATTGGAAGGATTAATCTATATTATTTTACAGCTTACCTATGTAGAAACAAAACTGTATGGAATTCTGTAACCTAGGCCAATAAAATGAAGCAGGCAAAATAACCAGTTTAAGATTGCCATGTATGTGTGCTGTAACTTTTTATGTGATTTTTTATCGCTGATTCTCATATTTTAATGTTAGTTATTAGTTTACATGGTTTACATCAATGTTTTATatgattaaatgatttaaatgatcaATCACTCATTAAATAGACATGGTGTGCCTTATGTTGTTATTAACACTTCTTAGCCTATATTTGCACTCTGGCCATGCCCTCATGCAGATACAGGTTTAGTCGTGCTGATAAACGCTTCTGGTCTATCACTGCCATTTCGTAAGTTTGTAATTTATTATGTTTATCATTCATCAGATCTGAAAATGCAAATTATCTTTCCGTGGAATGCGTCAGACTTGCCCCCATCTATGCTTTAAAAAAATCGTGTTTGCTGACCATCGTTCATTTTAAGGCTCAGCCATCTTGCATACCAGAGGTCAGCAGTGGTTGTCTTGGCTGTGCTGAACCTCTGATGAATGAAAATAGGGTTTCAAAGCAGTGGGGAAAATTTGGAGAATTGTTAGGGAATTCTGAAAATTGTCGAGGAAAATTTGAAATAAGGAAAATGTCAGCTAATTTTATTTGATCTAGCCATCGGTGATTAGTTTTCTAAATGGCTAGTTGAAAGTGTTGATTGAAGCCGACATTCTGAAATTTGTTTCGAAAGAATAATGCCTTGGTTTACATTTTAAACTTTGTTAAAGGTGTTTAATAAAAGAATTGGAAAATTATCATTCTTTGAATGTCTAAGAGGCATTACCGCATTActtttaagttgaaaaaaaaaagttactgtaAAATACACCATAAAATTGTCATGGAAAATTGTTTTGTGTGAGGGAAAAGTGTGAACTTTGTGTCTGATAATTTGTAGGAAACTCTCGAAAATGATCATTAGCCCTTTAAGTCcctgctggacacaattgattctgccttttgcccatccattcagtaagtatctttttggtaagcaccccctttaacagttaatggtactgtccaaattgaaagatggacaagttcattatagaaatttagcagggtaggggTTAAAGTATGATTAGGCTAGGCAGAATTCATTCAAACAATGCCTGTGTTGTGTAGATTTTCCTGTTACGGACAGCCAAGAAACACATTTCTGGCTTACTTTAGTTCTGAaagaaatatttgagccgcgccatgagaaaaccaacatagtggctttgcgaccagcatggatccagaccagcctgtgcagtctggtcaggatccatgctgttcgctaacagtttctctaattgcagtaggctttgaaagcaaacagcatggatcctgaccaggctgcatggatgcgcaggctggtctggatccatgctggtcgcaaagccactatgttggttttctcatggcgcgactcaattATTATTAACTTTGAATTGGATTTCACTTGAATCACTAGGTTCTCAGTTATGATTATTTGCGCATTCAACTCACAAGGTAATTTTTCCATGTAAGGAAGTCATCACGCTTGTTTGATGAAGGTTGGTGTTTGCAGTCTGTGCTTgaaaaaatgcctttaaaagcACCTAGGGTCTGCTGCCGTCTTATTATTGACACTGTTTTCAAAAACTAAACATCATCATTGAGTGTAGTTTATCAACAAACTTCATTGTGAAGAAAACTTAAGGTTGAATCACTCCTGAGTCAGCTTCCTGGGAAAAccaatacatatgagccgcaccatgagaaaaccaacatagtgggtttgcgaccagcatggatccagaccagcctgcgcatctgcgcagtctggtcaggctccacgctgttcgcttttaaagcctattggaattggagaaactgttagtgaacagcatggatcctgaccagactgcgcggatgcgcaggctggtctggatccatgctggtcgcaaagccactatgttggttttcccatggcacggctcatatatcttgtGAGAAAGTGATTTTGACTATCCAGCCAAGTTAGAACCAACAACCTCTTGAATGagctttaattgagaaataatatatacccgagtgatataatgataTAACTGTTAAGTCCGACAAGCCATTTTTGTATCAAACTCATTTTCAGGGCAGTGATAAGAACTTTGTGTCAGTTCAAGGAAAAGCAAACAGCACTCTGATGTCACTGTGAATTTCAGCCTTATTTGTTTAACAGGTAAACAGATTAGATAATTTAGCTAAAAGCAAGATAATTGCtcaataataaatttattttgtagGTCCAATGTTCCAACAGTTATCCAGCATTCCTGGTGTGAAGCATGGCTGCTCGAAAGTGGAGACCTACCTGGATGCTAGCTTTAAGAAAAATCTGTACCCTGAAATTAATGAGGGCTATTACTTCCATGGCACAAAGACGGACCGAGTTCAAGGCCTGTTGAAGCAGGGCCTTGACCCTAGAATGGCACAGGGTGGGGTTGTGCTGGGGGCTGCTGTTTATATGGCAGAGAGCTCAACAAAAGCTGACCAGTACACAGGTAAGTTACTGCCAtattaaaagtaaatacatttgtacaagTATACAGGGTAGTTTTTTCAGGTATGTaaattgggaaatagattttagttttgcatgctttgttggcaaataaaacacggttttgagctTAGATGCGTAGTAGTCTAATTACGAAGGCCTGAGTCATTAATTATGATGCATTTGAacgaaaaaacgtgttttatttgccaacaaagtatgcaaaactaaaatctatttccattctaacacgtttgATTTACACAAGGTggggaatagccaaaagtaggtcattttgcgaaatgTGTTGTAATCCACAagacaatacatggtaaaatccttctttgtttatataaaaagaagATCTTAGAAGTGTTGGAATACACGTTTATGTTACAGCATTGTGTTCAGTGCATTGTAAATGTCATCAGAAAGTAAGAAATATCAATTCtatatatttcttcaaaatattttgttttaagcaAAGTGTTACATCATGTTGCTGATCATAACATTGTTTAggt
This window of the Mercenaria mercenaria strain notata chromosome 5, MADL_Memer_1, whole genome shotgun sequence genome carries:
- the LOC123557665 gene encoding uncharacterized protein LOC123557665 isoform X2 yields the protein MDLAHARSIVNLEFPPVALNQTTFSSHETVQYYWCSSSSSDDSADSSDSGEATGIDFGSAANDDSSTECSRTFGNITVTVVKDEIANQQVDVIINSTAKNLDLKEGAASRSLLKKGGNSIQQECQSKYSNGITEGEIAITTAGNLQCQQIYHTCLPPWNGGKNKMAAQKLVLKCLQEAANSGHTSLAFPALGTGNLNYDKDYVAKTMFAGVEKFSLNNPSSSVTDVKFVIFPSDYATLQAFKVAVNKKKDTDTSSRTECSVKVKNLTVNLTVGQLHEQQTEVVMTTSTRGLDLKRGTLSNSVLEAAGPALQVECKSKYPKGIQHGEIAILAPANISCKGIYCGALPRYDKPQDGSNPKQLLTTLVTKCLQQASTDGMTSISFPTLGTGFLMYPPKVSASIMLKAISDFSTNNSNSTVKTVTIVLLALSSNIQKNLQPFKSECESCMRKPPPPPVAPKPVRPKSFGCSSSRPIPRPRRKVVTPETSSESPELSSEIFPERGTPEFCIHMYQNDIFPPSNWSVFTPNRKVKDWKVEQKGKPAYTLKTVDQSTFQKIERLVQSTWEPAKIGHGRDAKGLGDLNFKSLKVTKIERIENLTLYEQYCQRRQQLFHKAGEGPMFQQLSSIPGVKHGCSKVETYLDASFKKNLYPEINEGYYFHGTKTDRVQGLLKQGLDPRMAQGGVVLGAAVYMAESSTKADQYTDDRDSRQKTGLQMFLVKASLGKICLMKEVQKLVRPPCCETNCQKADKCDHDNRYDSIVAEEKYIFREFVVYDSHQVYPEYVITYNRV
- the LOC123557665 gene encoding uncharacterized protein LOC123557665 isoform X1, whose protein sequence is MDLAHARSIVNLEFPPVALNQTTFSSHETVQYYWCSSSSSDDSADSSDSGEATGIDFGSAANDDSSTECSRTFGNITVTVVKDEIANQQVDVIINSTAKNLDLKEGAASRSLLKKGGNSIQQECQSKYSNGITEGEIAITTAGNLQCQQIYHTCLPPWNGGKNKMAAQKLVLKCLQEAANSGHTSLAFPALGTGNLNYDKDYVAKTMFAGVEKFSLNNPSSSVTDVKFVIFPSDYATLQAFKVAVNKKKDTVKAKEGDTSSRTECSVKVKNLTVNLTVGQLHEQQTEVVMTTSTRGLDLKRGTLSNSVLEAAGPALQVECKSKYPKGIQHGEIAILAPANISCKGIYCGALPRYDKPQDGSNPKQLLTTLVTKCLQQASTDGMTSISFPTLGTGFLMYPPKVSASIMLKAISDFSTNNSNSTVKTVTIVLLALSSNIQKNLQPFKSECESCMRKPPPPPVAPKPVRPKSFGCSSSRPIPRPRRKVVTPETSSESPELSSEIFPERGTPEFCIHMYQNDIFPPSNWSVFTPNRKVKDWKVEQKGKPAYTLKTVDQSTFQKIERLVQSTWEPAKIGHGRDAKGLGDLNFKSLKVTKIERIENLTLYEQYCQRRQQLFHKAGEGPMFQQLSSIPGVKHGCSKVETYLDASFKKNLYPEINEGYYFHGTKTDRVQGLLKQGLDPRMAQGGVVLGAAVYMAESSTKADQYTDDRDSRQKTGLQMFLVKASLGKICLMKEVQKLVRPPCCETNCQKADKCDHDNRYDSIVAEEKYIFREFVVYDSHQVYPEYVITYNRV